A genomic stretch from Candidatus Poribacteria bacterium includes:
- a CDS encoding iron ABC transporter permease, producing MVKAPEAITEDNFLQKRWARYLFVLSSFLGAVLLLLVLNISLGSVHIPFLDVCGILLGKKAGSEVFGSVIWKIRLPRALAASLSGSALAAGGMLLQIFFRNPIVGPYVLGISSGATVMVALVMLGGFSLGMTSLHPIFLSLAALLGALGAMMAVMAAAVKVRDIVSLLVIGLMVGYVASALSHFLIAFAEKERVHRFVLWTLGSFSGFRWQEVEILAIAIPILLLFSFFLSKPLNALLLGEDYARSMGVRIKPFRYLIIFLSSALAALVTAFAGPVAFIGLAVPHMARLSLGTSDSRVLLPGTILLGAAVTSLCDLLARTAFSPVELPISATTSLFGAPIVIFLLLRRRAAV from the coding sequence AAAAGAGGTGGGCGAGGTATTTGTTCGTGCTCAGCTCTTTCCTAGGAGCGGTGCTTTTGCTCCTTGTGCTGAACATAAGCCTGGGCTCCGTTCACATTCCCTTCCTCGACGTCTGCGGCATCCTCCTTGGAAAGAAGGCGGGAAGTGAGGTCTTCGGCTCGGTGATCTGGAAGATAAGGCTTCCGAGGGCGCTGGCTGCTTCTCTCTCCGGCTCCGCGCTTGCTGCCGGGGGGATGCTGCTTCAGATATTCTTCCGCAACCCCATCGTCGGGCCCTATGTGCTGGGCATCTCCTCCGGGGCCACCGTTATGGTGGCCCTGGTTATGCTGGGAGGCTTTAGCCTGGGGATGACCTCGCTTCATCCTATTTTTCTCAGCCTTGCGGCTCTGCTCGGCGCTCTGGGAGCGATGATGGCGGTGATGGCAGCGGCTGTGAAGGTGAGGGACATAGTCTCGCTTCTGGTTATAGGCCTCATGGTGGGTTATGTCGCCTCCGCCCTGAGCCATTTTCTCATCGCCTTCGCCGAGAAAGAGCGGGTTCATAGATTCGTCCTCTGGACCCTGGGAAGCTTTTCAGGCTTTCGGTGGCAGGAGGTGGAGATATTGGCCATCGCCATTCCCATACTTTTGCTTTTCTCCTTTTTCCTCTCAAAGCCGCTCAATGCCCTCCTGCTGGGCGAGGATTATGCCCGAAGCATGGGGGTGAGGATCAAGCCCTTCCGCTATCTTATCATCTTTCTTTCCAGCGCCCTGGCCGCCCTGGTGACGGCCTTCGCCGGTCCGGTGGCCTTCATCGGCCTAGCCGTGCCTCATATGGCAAGGCTTTCCCTGGGAACATCCGACAGCCGGGTGCTCCTTCCGGGAACGATCCTCCTGGGAGCGGCGGTGACCAGCCTTTGCGATCTTCTGGCTCGAACAGCCTTCTCCCCGGTTGAGCTTCCCATTTCGGCCACGACCTCCCTCTTCGGAGCGCCGATCGTGATATTCCTGCTTTTGAGGAGGAGGGCAGCGGTATGA
- a CDS encoding ABC transporter ATP-binding protein: MMIRAEELEVGYGRKAVVRNINLKLSKGQFIGLLGPNGCGKSTILKTLIRLLAPLRGAVFLDGRELERISRKELSRRVSAVLTERPSPGLLTAFDVAAMGRYPYTGLLGKIEGEHARKTWEALEMVGAADLAGRYFLELSDGEKQKVLLARALAQEPELLVLDEPTSHLDPRYKLEVMLILRRLVRENGITIVASLHEIDLAMRVCDIVILIKRGKVLAWGPPEEVLDEETVAELYDFKKACFDSLLGGIEIGGEKRGSVYVVAGSGSGARLYRTLAKHGFGISTGALPENDIDFHVAQALKATIVAEKPYRAEISPETYLKALEAMKKARQVIDAGFPVGEANYRNVELVGEALKMGKITYSLRGEEEARKLWGFLASKLIHCEGLSSLLRRLWAVECLCRRGRLW; encoded by the coding sequence ATGATGATCAGGGCCGAGGAACTTGAGGTAGGTTATGGGAGAAAGGCGGTTGTAAGGAATATCAATTTAAAGCTCTCAAAGGGGCAGTTCATCGGCCTTCTCGGACCCAACGGCTGCGGCAAATCCACCATCCTCAAGACCCTGATCCGCCTGCTCGCCCCTCTGAGAGGAGCCGTGTTTCTGGACGGCCGGGAGCTTGAACGAATAAGCCGGAAGGAGCTTTCCCGCAGGGTGTCGGCCGTCCTCACCGAGCGACCCTCCCCGGGACTGCTTACCGCCTTCGATGTGGCCGCTATGGGAAGATATCCCTATACAGGACTCCTGGGAAAGATCGAAGGGGAGCATGCCCGGAAGACCTGGGAGGCGCTGGAGATGGTGGGAGCGGCTGACCTGGCAGGCCGATACTTCCTGGAGTTAAGCGATGGGGAGAAGCAAAAAGTTCTCCTGGCCCGGGCGCTGGCTCAGGAACCCGAGCTTCTGGTTCTGGATGAGCCGACCTCCCATCTCGACCCTCGCTACAAGCTGGAGGTGATGCTCATCCTGAGGCGCCTTGTGAGGGAGAACGGGATAACCATAGTGGCCTCCCTGCACGAGATAGACCTGGCGATGAGGGTGTGCGATATAGTCATCCTGATCAAGAGGGGAAAGGTCCTCGCCTGGGGACCGCCTGAGGAGGTCCTCGATGAGGAGACAGTGGCCGAGCTTTACGACTTCAAGAAGGCATGCTTCGATAGCCTTCTGGGAGGGATAGAGATCGGCGGGGAAAAAAGAGGTTCGGTTTACGTTGTGGCCGGTTCGGGAAGTGGGGCTCGGCTTTACCGGACCTTAGCTAAGCATGGCTTTGGCATTTCGACCGGCGCCCTTCCGGAGAACGATATAGACTTTCACGTGGCTCAAGCGCTCAAAGCCACCATCGTCGCCGAGAAACCCTATAGGGCAGAGATCTCTCCTGAAACCTACCTTAAAGCCTTAGAAGCGATGAAGAAGGCTCGTCAGGTTATAGATGCCGGGTTTCCGGTGGGAGAGGCGAATTATCGGAATGTCGAATTAGTGGGGGAGGCCCTTAAAATGGGAAAGATAACCTATAGCCTGCGAGGAGAAGAGGAGGCTAGAAAGCTGTGGGGCTTCCTTGCCTCGAAGCT